From the genome of Gracilibacillus salitolerans, one region includes:
- a CDS encoding anti-sigma-I factor RsgI family protein, with protein MKKGLIVEHKSRYTIVMDKDGVFHKAIPMKEKEIGMETFYQLKESVWQSFFMGFKGIFKWKIVPMVLTCLLLLSPLYIWVADDKAYAVVSIDINPSLNITIDEQYQVLNVEPMNDDAEQLMDNLEVKNHTITSLTDEILDKVTLDSGTVADRPVLMAVSYYDEEQQDHHFEDELGSYYQQLGYQVAIYEVSKELRTQAETEHLSMNELTAQSLGTSVGSEVKQLSSENDTPKPSLDTEEKELIENFYNHNEQEQEEEAIQEEIEIDETEQEENVEDIEETNQGESKKEKNDPTVLPVNASERAKEQKTTNNDRKKDNHGQKVSEEAKKKKDDDGQKLSTEGKKKKQTQKKQKATSNKYKNQDNKNNTSKVNHNKKSNKKDKQKQNPGKGHNK; from the coding sequence GTGAAAAAAGGACTAATTGTGGAACATAAATCGCGATATACAATCGTGATGGATAAAGATGGTGTGTTCCACAAAGCAATACCAATGAAGGAAAAAGAAATTGGTATGGAAACCTTTTATCAACTGAAAGAATCCGTCTGGCAATCATTTTTTATGGGTTTTAAAGGAATATTTAAATGGAAAATAGTTCCTATGGTATTAACATGTTTACTGCTATTAAGTCCATTATACATATGGGTAGCAGATGATAAAGCATATGCAGTAGTTAGTATTGACATTAATCCGAGCTTGAATATTACCATTGATGAGCAATATCAAGTACTTAACGTTGAACCGATGAATGATGACGCTGAACAACTGATGGATAATTTAGAGGTTAAAAATCATACCATAACATCGTTGACAGATGAAATTCTTGATAAAGTTACATTAGACTCAGGAACAGTAGCGGATCGACCGGTTTTAATGGCGGTAAGCTATTATGATGAAGAGCAGCAGGACCATCACTTTGAAGATGAATTAGGTAGTTATTATCAACAGCTAGGATATCAAGTAGCCATTTATGAAGTTTCAAAAGAACTTAGAACTCAGGCTGAAACAGAACATCTCTCAATGAATGAGTTAACAGCACAGTCGTTAGGGACAAGTGTAGGATCAGAAGTAAAACAACTATCATCTGAAAACGATACGCCTAAACCTTCCTTAGATACTGAGGAGAAAGAACTAATCGAAAATTTTTATAATCATAATGAGCAAGAACAAGAGGAAGAGGCTATTCAGGAAGAGATCGAAATCGATGAAACAGAACAGGAAGAGAATGTAGAAGATATTGAGGAAACCAATCAAGGCGAATCAAAAAAAGAGAAAAACGATCCTACTGTTTTACCAGTTAATGCAAGTGAGCGTGCTAAAGAACAAAAAACAACTAATAATGACAGAAAGAAAGATAATCATGGTCAAAAAGTGAGCGAAGAGGCAAAAAAAAAGAAAGACGATGATGGTCAAAAGCTGAGTACAGAGGGAAAGAAAAAAAAGCAGACTCAGAAAAAACAAAAAGCGACAAGCAATAAATATAAAAATCAGGATAATAAAAATAATACATCAAAAGTCAATCATAATAAGAAATCGAATAAGAAAGATAAGCAAAAACAGAATCCAGGTAAAGGACATAACAAGTAA
- the sigI gene encoding RNA polymerase sigma-I factor, giving the protein MIESQLIDREYRLEDQIELIQRGDEHLRNDIIKAYQPFIAKCVSEVCKRYIQKQNDEFSVGMIAFNEAIEMYSREKGSSFLAFAQVIIKRKVIDYIRKEQRQYMYPALNMHEEDELEESPLQISEAKKIFQLEEESWNRKQEIIELSEQLKKFKISFKELTEISPKHQDARESAVYAAKQLINDPNLKEYVLRKKRVPIKDLLKVVSVSKKTLERNRKYILAVFIILTGDYLYLREYLKGVDL; this is encoded by the coding sequence ATGATAGAAAGCCAGTTGATCGATAGAGAATATAGATTAGAAGATCAAATTGAATTGATACAGCGAGGTGATGAGCATTTACGTAATGATATAATCAAAGCATACCAACCATTTATCGCTAAATGTGTTTCAGAAGTCTGTAAAAGATATATCCAAAAACAAAATGATGAATTTAGTGTCGGTATGATTGCTTTTAATGAAGCAATAGAGATGTATTCTCGGGAGAAAGGCTCATCATTTCTTGCATTTGCACAAGTCATCATAAAACGCAAAGTGATTGATTATATCCGGAAAGAACAGCGACAATATATGTATCCAGCTCTGAATATGCATGAAGAGGATGAATTGGAAGAAAGTCCCTTACAGATATCAGAAGCAAAAAAAATATTTCAATTGGAAGAAGAATCCTGGAATCGCAAACAAGAAATTATCGAGTTATCAGAACAATTGAAGAAGTTTAAAATTTCGTTTAAAGAACTTACTGAAATTTCACCAAAACACCAAGACGCGCGAGAATCTGCAGTTTATGCTGCAAAACAATTAATAAATGACCCGAACTTAAAAGAATATGTACTTCGAAAAAAAAGAGTTCCTATTAAAGATTTACTGAAAGTTGTATCGGTCAGTAAAAAAACGTTAGAGCGAAATCGAAAGTATATATTAGCGGTATTTATTATCCTTACAGGTGATTATTTATATTTAAGAGAATACCTTAAGGGGGTAGATCTGTGA
- a CDS encoding S1C family serine protease, whose product MKHSDDKEWDIIDEDLYEEIDPEEMYELVEDERQKLKEKEKREANQKKKPLIPKWGIWLIAIAMFIQVITILPQTFSIPAIEFIQTSARLMQDDTVGQYREAVVVIEGEDNKGTGFAISEDGLIITNYHVIEDQPRITVAFREEGLYSGEVVETYPEIDLAVLEIEAENLPYLKVSDQNGTEQLKNVLFIGNPLRFNGIANEGDLIGKTQLSSWEKPVYMLDAPVYRGNSGSPVIDEQGEVIAVVFATQKNEMYGRVGLAVPIEYLKIYKQ is encoded by the coding sequence ATGAAACATTCGGACGACAAAGAATGGGATATTATAGATGAAGATTTATATGAAGAAATAGATCCGGAAGAAATGTATGAGCTAGTTGAAGACGAACGTCAAAAACTAAAAGAAAAAGAGAAAAGAGAAGCAAATCAGAAAAAGAAGCCACTTATCCCAAAATGGGGAATATGGCTGATTGCTATAGCGATGTTTATTCAAGTGATCACCATTCTTCCGCAAACCTTTTCGATTCCAGCTATCGAATTCATTCAAACTTCAGCGCGTTTAATGCAGGATGATACAGTCGGACAGTATCGTGAAGCAGTTGTCGTTATTGAAGGTGAGGACAATAAAGGAACCGGCTTTGCTATATCAGAAGATGGTTTGATCATCACCAATTATCATGTCATTGAGGATCAACCAAGGATCACTGTTGCTTTTCGAGAAGAAGGTCTGTACAGTGGTGAGGTTGTGGAAACCTATCCAGAGATTGACCTTGCTGTGTTAGAAATAGAGGCAGAAAATCTTCCATACCTAAAAGTGAGTGATCAAAACGGCACAGAACAGCTAAAAAATGTTCTGTTCATAGGAAATCCACTCCGTTTTAATGGCATTGCCAACGAAGGAGACTTAATTGGAAAGACACAATTATCCTCATGGGAAAAACCAGTCTACATGTTAGATGCACCTGTTTATCGAGGGAACAGCGGTAGTCCGGTAATAGATGAGCAAGGTGAAGTCATTGCGGTTGTTTTTGCTACTCAGAAAAATGAGATGTACGGCAGAGTTGGCTTAGCCGTTCCGATAGAATATCTAAAAATATATAAACAATGA
- a CDS encoding beta-class carbonic anhydrase yields the protein MLLDEILDYNKKFVEEKGYEVYETDKFPNKRAVIFTCMDTRLVELLPKALNLQNGDVKMVKNAGAILNDPYDSTMKSILVAIHALQADEVFVIAHHGCGMNGFDTDSFVDLMKDKGIEQTAIDSLDKEPKEWLTGFDDVSASVEQSVRIIDNHPLLPEEVPVHGLIIDPATGKLDLVKKGY from the coding sequence ATGTTATTAGATGAAATTCTTGACTATAATAAAAAATTTGTTGAAGAAAAAGGCTATGAGGTATATGAAACAGACAAATTCCCAAACAAACGTGCAGTAATTTTCACATGCATGGATACTCGTTTGGTTGAACTTTTACCTAAAGCATTAAATTTGCAAAATGGCGATGTGAAGATGGTTAAAAATGCAGGTGCTATTTTGAATGATCCTTATGACAGTACAATGAAAAGTATATTAGTAGCAATTCACGCCTTACAAGCAGACGAAGTATTTGTAATCGCACATCATGGTTGTGGAATGAATGGTTTCGATACGGACAGCTTCGTTGATTTAATGAAGGACAAAGGAATTGAACAAACAGCAATTGACAGTCTCGATAAAGAACCAAAAGAGTGGTTAACTGGTTTTGACGATGTTAGTGCATCAGTTGAGCAATCAGTGCGTATTATCGATAATCATCCATTGTTACCTGAAGAAGTGCCTGTACACGGTCTAATCATTGACCCAGCAACAGGGAAATTAGATTTAGTGAAAAAGGGATATTAA
- a CDS encoding aldo/keto reductase, whose translation MSLTTTLKLNNGTEIPAVGLGVYKAEPGDEVYHAVRSALELGYRHIDTASLYANEEGVGQAIVDSGIPREEIFVTTKVWNDEQGYEETKAAFKRSLERLQMDYVDLYLVHWPVPGKFTETYKALEEIYRDGEAKAIGVSNFEPHHLEELLKEAEVTPVVNQVELHPQLQQQAVRDFCEKHDIKVEAWAPLGKARYFDHPVLQELAAKHNKKPSQIIVRWQFQSGIITIPKSVHKGRQQENVNIFDFELSDEDIQKIKGMNADKRIGAHPDEFDYGV comes from the coding sequence ATGAGTTTAACGACAACATTAAAACTGAACAACGGTACAGAAATACCAGCAGTCGGGCTTGGCGTATACAAAGCAGAGCCAGGAGATGAGGTCTACCATGCAGTACGCTCAGCATTAGAATTAGGATACCGTCATATTGATACTGCTTCCCTTTATGCAAATGAAGAGGGAGTAGGGCAAGCGATTGTTGACAGTGGTATTCCTCGTGAAGAAATTTTTGTGACCACGAAAGTATGGAATGATGAACAAGGGTATGAAGAAACAAAAGCAGCATTTAAGCGTAGTTTAGAACGTCTACAAATGGATTATGTTGATTTATACTTAGTACACTGGCCAGTACCAGGAAAATTCACGGAAACTTACAAAGCACTTGAAGAAATATATCGTGATGGCGAAGCAAAAGCAATTGGGGTAAGTAACTTTGAACCACACCATTTAGAGGAGCTGTTAAAAGAAGCAGAAGTCACCCCAGTAGTGAACCAAGTTGAATTACACCCACAACTACAACAACAAGCTGTTAGAGATTTTTGTGAAAAGCACGATATTAAAGTAGAAGCATGGGCTCCATTAGGTAAGGCACGTTATTTTGATCATCCTGTATTACAGGAATTAGCTGCCAAGCATAATAAAAAGCCTTCCCAAATTATTGTGCGTTGGCAATTCCAAAGTGGCATCATTACGATTCCGAAGTCTGTTCATAAGGGGCGCCAACAGGAAAACGTAAATATCTTTGATTTTGAATTATCAGATGAAGATATCCAAAAAATCAAAGGGATGAATGCAGACAAACGGATTGGCGCTCATCCTGATGAGTTTGATTATGGAGTATAA
- a CDS encoding undecaprenyldiphospho-muramoylpentapeptide beta-N-acetylglucosaminyltransferase, with amino-acid sequence MTTKQIIFTGGGTAGHVMVNLAIIPEFLKEGWTIDYIGSTNGIEKDLIEPLEGVTYHPISTGKLRRYFSKENFKDPFKVLKGTWQAHRIIGKKKPAVIFSKGGFVSVPVLMAARMRGVPAVIHESDYTPGLANKLAIPFAKKVLATFPETVKYLPEQKAEWIGAVVREELFTGKREKGFGMTGFTNKKNVLLIMGGSAGSQKINQAVREGLEELLRQFQVIHICGKENIDDSYDQEGYVQYEYVQDELKDLLAITDLVCSRAGANAIFEFLALNKPMLLIPLSRQASRGDQIVNAQSFEKQGYARVLEEEDLSTDSLVGSLLELKKEKFEIKDKMNQYRSSEAKEKVIEIIKKQAN; translated from the coding sequence ATGACCACTAAACAAATCATTTTTACCGGTGGTGGTACTGCAGGGCATGTCATGGTGAATTTGGCGATTATCCCTGAATTTTTAAAAGAGGGGTGGACCATTGATTATATTGGCTCGACAAATGGTATCGAAAAAGATTTAATTGAACCATTAGAAGGGGTGACATACCACCCTATTTCCACAGGGAAACTGCGGCGCTATTTTTCCAAAGAGAATTTTAAGGATCCATTTAAAGTATTAAAAGGAACATGGCAAGCACATCGAATTATTGGCAAAAAGAAGCCTGCTGTTATTTTCTCGAAGGGTGGATTTGTCTCTGTCCCTGTATTAATGGCTGCACGAATGAGAGGTGTCCCTGCCGTTATTCATGAATCAGACTATACACCAGGTCTTGCTAATAAATTAGCGATTCCTTTTGCCAAAAAAGTGTTGGCAACCTTTCCCGAGACTGTAAAATACTTACCTGAACAAAAAGCAGAGTGGATCGGTGCAGTTGTTCGTGAAGAGCTTTTTACAGGAAAAAGAGAAAAAGGCTTTGGAATGACCGGTTTTACCAACAAGAAAAATGTATTATTAATTATGGGTGGGAGTGCTGGTTCGCAAAAGATTAATCAGGCAGTCCGCGAAGGGTTAGAAGAACTGTTAAGGCAATTTCAAGTCATTCATATTTGTGGAAAAGAAAATATCGATGATTCCTATGATCAAGAAGGATATGTTCAATATGAATATGTCCAAGATGAATTAAAAGATTTACTTGCGATTACAGATTTGGTTTGCTCACGTGCGGGGGCCAATGCGATTTTTGAGTTTTTGGCACTAAATAAACCAATGTTGTTGATTCCATTATCACGTCAAGCAAGTCGAGGAGACCAGATTGTCAATGCCCAATCTTTTGAAAAGCAAGGGTATGCGCGAGTTTTAGAGGAAGAAGATTTATCAACTGATTCATTGGTAGGATCTCTATTGGAATTGAAAAAAGAAAAATTTGAAATAAAAGATAAAATGAATCAATACCGTTCCAGTGAAGCGAAGGAAAAGGTTATTGAAATCATTAAAAAACAAGCAAATTAA
- a CDS encoding MATE family efflux transporter, giving the protein MYQAKTLREKIRLFMIILIPILITQVSMYAMNFFDTIMSGRAGAADLAGVAIGSSLWVPVQMAVVGILMAMSPIVAQMTGAKEEEKIPFTVQQGIYLSIGLGTVVTVIGIFLIDPILSLMDLEDRVQHVAKYYIITIGLGMIPHFVYNLLRSYIDGLGHTRISMAIILISLPLNILFNYIFIFGKLGFPAFGGIGAGIASALTFVVNLILSIWIVHYVRPFRGHRIFRQFLKPSLKEWFSQLRIGLPIGFSIFFEVSIFSAVTFMLSVYSTNTIAAHQAAINFASFLYMIPLSIAMSLTIAVGFEVGAKRIHDAKAYSYMGIISGVIIAFLAGGIIYLLDDQVARLYSDHPEVIELTKHFLYYAIFFQFADAVGAPVQGILRGYKDVNITFWMSLVSYWLIGLPSGWLFANYTSLDAFGYWLGLIVGLSAGAITLFGRMYYLQNKLAKSV; this is encoded by the coding sequence ATGTATCAAGCAAAAACACTACGAGAAAAAATAAGACTCTTTATGATTATACTGATACCGATTCTAATCACGCAAGTAAGTATGTATGCAATGAACTTCTTTGATACGATTATGTCTGGTAGAGCGGGTGCTGCTGATTTAGCCGGAGTAGCAATCGGATCCAGTTTATGGGTGCCGGTACAAATGGCGGTAGTCGGTATTTTAATGGCAATGTCACCGATTGTTGCTCAGATGACAGGCGCAAAAGAAGAGGAGAAAATTCCTTTCACCGTACAACAAGGAATTTATTTATCGATTGGATTAGGGACTGTTGTTACAGTGATTGGTATTTTTCTGATAGATCCAATCTTATCATTAATGGATTTGGAAGACCGGGTACAACATGTTGCAAAATATTATATTATTACAATTGGATTAGGAATGATTCCACATTTTGTCTATAACTTATTGCGTTCATATATTGACGGTCTTGGACATACCAGAATTTCGATGGCGATTATTTTAATTTCACTGCCTTTAAATATTTTGTTTAATTACATCTTTATCTTCGGCAAATTGGGTTTCCCTGCTTTTGGCGGAATCGGTGCCGGTATTGCTTCCGCATTAACTTTTGTTGTCAATTTAATCTTATCAATATGGATTGTCCATTATGTACGTCCATTTCGTGGCCATCGGATTTTTCGTCAGTTCCTGAAACCTTCGTTGAAAGAATGGTTCAGTCAGTTGCGGATTGGACTCCCGATCGGCTTTTCAATCTTTTTTGAAGTGAGTATTTTTTCTGCGGTGACTTTTATGCTAAGTGTATATAGCACCAATACGATCGCCGCACACCAAGCAGCAATTAATTTCGCTTCGTTTTTATATATGATTCCATTGAGTATTGCCATGTCACTAACCATTGCAGTTGGCTTTGAAGTAGGTGCAAAACGGATCCACGATGCCAAAGCTTATTCCTATATGGGTATTATCTCAGGTGTAATAATCGCCTTTTTAGCTGGTGGTATCATTTATCTGTTGGACGATCAGGTTGCCCGGTTATATAGTGACCATCCAGAAGTAATTGAATTAACGAAACACTTCCTGTATTATGCGATATTCTTCCAGTTTGCTGATGCAGTTGGTGCACCTGTTCAAGGAATTTTACGCGGGTATAAAGATGTGAATATTACATTTTGGATGTCTCTGGTTTCCTACTGGTTAATTGGATTACCAAGCGGTTGGTTGTTTGCCAATTATACAAGCTTGGACGCGTTTGGATATTGGTTAGGATTAATCGTCGGACTTTCAGCTGGGGCAATCACCTTATTCGGACGAATGTATTACCTGCAAAACAAGTTAGCCAAATCAGTGTAA
- a CDS encoding aldehyde dehydrogenase family protein produces MQQFQLFIDGKWIDTNETLDVLDKYSQEVYARVAKAGEESVDEAITSASKAFEREKLSPFERYQILLKASQLISDQKEELAMIITREAGKPLKQARAEIDRSSQTFLVAAEEAKRIHGEGVPVEAAPGSENRMAFTIKVPVGVVGAISPFNFPLNLVSHKVAPALAAGNAVVLKPASKTPITALKLAEILDQAGLPKGLLQVVVGSGSTVGNQMMKDQRIALYSFTGSAKVGLKLKQETGLNRLILELGNNSPVIVDKEADVELAAKTIAAQSFAFAGQVCISVQRIYVHEEVQEIFLEKLKEYMADLKIGDPTDPETDVGPMIAEDEAERAEEWIQEAVEKGANIFIGGEREGALLKPTILTDVKPEMRVVCEEIFAPVASVIPFSDIKQCITEMNQSDYGLQGGIFTQNIDTAYYAAKHVEVGGFMINDGSQYRVDLMPYGGVKDSGNGKEGPKYSIEEMTEERLIVMNLKV; encoded by the coding sequence ATGCAACAGTTTCAACTTTTTATTGATGGAAAATGGATAGATACTAATGAAACATTAGATGTGTTAGATAAATATTCACAGGAAGTTTATGCAAGGGTTGCCAAAGCGGGTGAAGAGTCTGTGGATGAAGCGATTACTAGTGCTTCCAAAGCTTTTGAACGAGAGAAACTCTCACCATTTGAACGCTATCAAATTTTACTTAAAGCTTCTCAGCTTATTTCTGATCAAAAAGAAGAACTGGCAATGATCATTACACGAGAAGCTGGAAAACCGTTAAAACAGGCAAGAGCTGAAATTGATCGTTCTTCCCAAACCTTTTTGGTGGCAGCAGAAGAGGCGAAACGAATCCATGGTGAAGGTGTCCCGGTTGAAGCAGCACCAGGTTCGGAAAACAGGATGGCTTTTACCATCAAAGTGCCAGTAGGAGTTGTAGGTGCGATAAGTCCATTTAATTTCCCACTTAATCTAGTATCGCATAAAGTAGCACCTGCCCTAGCTGCCGGCAATGCGGTTGTTTTGAAACCAGCAAGTAAAACACCGATCACAGCTTTAAAATTAGCAGAAATTCTTGATCAAGCTGGTCTTCCGAAAGGATTATTACAAGTTGTCGTAGGTTCCGGTTCAACCGTTGGTAACCAAATGATGAAAGATCAACGAATCGCGCTTTACTCGTTTACAGGTAGCGCAAAAGTAGGCTTAAAATTAAAACAAGAGACAGGACTAAATCGGCTAATCTTAGAATTGGGTAATAACTCACCCGTGATTGTCGATAAAGAAGCAGATGTTGAATTAGCAGCAAAGACAATCGCAGCGCAGTCATTTGCCTTTGCCGGGCAAGTATGTATTTCCGTACAACGAATTTATGTTCATGAAGAAGTTCAAGAAATCTTTTTAGAGAAATTGAAAGAATATATGGCTGATTTAAAAATCGGAGATCCGACTGATCCAGAAACAGATGTTGGCCCAATGATTGCAGAAGATGAGGCAGAACGTGCGGAAGAATGGATTCAGGAAGCCGTGGAAAAAGGTGCTAATATCTTTATTGGTGGGGAAAGAGAAGGAGCACTATTGAAACCAACTATTCTGACTGATGTGAAACCAGAAATGCGTGTAGTTTGTGAAGAAATCTTTGCACCTGTTGCAAGTGTCATACCTTTTTCAGACATAAAGCAGTGTATTACTGAAATGAATCAGTCAGACTATGGCTTACAGGGTGGTATTTTCACACAGAATATTGATACTGCTTATTACGCAGCTAAACATGTGGAAGTTGGTGGATTTATGATCAATGACGGCTCACAATATCGCGTGGACTTAATGCCTTATGGTGGTGTGAAAGATAGTGGTAACGGTAAGGAAGGGCCGAAATATTCGATAGAGGAAATGACAGAAGAACGATTAATTGTAATGAATTTAAAGGTGTAG
- a CDS encoding glycoside hydrolase family 43 protein, with amino-acid sequence MATIQNPILTGFNPDPSICRVGEDYYIAVSTFEWFPGVGIYHSKDLKNWRLASRPLNRLSQLNMKGNPNSGGIWAPQLSYQDGQFYLIYTDVKVVNGNWKDSHNYLATCDTIDGEWSDPIYLNSSGFDPSLFHDDDGKKYLVNMKWDHRVGHHNFYGIVLQEYDHKQQKLVGKPQVIFKGTDIKLTEAPHLYKWNGYYYLLTAEGGTKFDHCATIARSKELTGSYEVHLKNPLITSWPYPRNPLQKAGHASIVQTHTDEWFLVHLTGRILPREEQPLLDPRGFCPLGRETAIQRVEWKEDWPYVVGGNQPSLEIDGPDIEEVKWDPDYPTKDDFDADELNLHFQSLRIPLGEDIVSLKDNPGHLRLYGRESLTSLFTQSFIARRWQHFNFRAETKVAFQPEDFQHSAGLVNYYNTENWTSFQITWHEEKCRILELMTCDNTTFDQPIKGNEIEIPEDVEYVYLRVDVKTSVYTYSYSFDGETWHTVPVEFESYKLSDDYIQGGGFFTGAFVGMQCQDTSGQNKHADFDYFIYDPEE; translated from the coding sequence ATGGCTACAATTCAAAATCCAATATTAACAGGTTTTAATCCAGATCCAAGCATTTGTAGAGTAGGGGAAGACTATTATATCGCGGTTTCAACTTTTGAATGGTTTCCTGGAGTAGGTATTTACCATTCTAAGGATTTAAAAAACTGGCGATTAGCATCCAGACCACTTAATAGACTAAGTCAATTAAATATGAAGGGTAACCCAAACTCCGGTGGTATTTGGGCACCACAGTTATCATACCAAGATGGTCAATTCTACTTAATTTACACGGATGTCAAAGTTGTAAACGGTAACTGGAAAGATTCTCATAACTATTTAGCAACTTGTGACACGATTGATGGGGAATGGTCAGATCCAATTTACCTAAACAGCTCAGGATTTGATCCATCACTTTTCCATGATGATGACGGTAAAAAATACTTAGTAAACATGAAGTGGGACCACCGTGTTGGACATCATAACTTCTACGGAATTGTCTTACAGGAATATGATCATAAACAACAAAAGCTTGTCGGTAAACCGCAAGTTATTTTTAAGGGAACTGATATTAAATTAACAGAGGCACCACACTTATATAAATGGAATGGCTACTATTATCTATTAACAGCTGAGGGTGGTACGAAATTCGATCACTGTGCAACCATTGCACGTTCGAAAGAACTTACCGGATCATATGAAGTACATCTGAAAAATCCACTTATTACGTCATGGCCATATCCAAGAAATCCGTTGCAAAAAGCAGGACACGCCTCCATTGTACAAACACATACCGATGAATGGTTCCTTGTCCATTTAACTGGCCGTATTTTACCGAGAGAAGAACAACCCTTATTAGATCCTCGCGGGTTTTGTCCATTAGGTCGTGAAACAGCTATTCAACGAGTAGAGTGGAAAGAAGATTGGCCATATGTCGTCGGTGGTAATCAGCCTTCATTAGAAATCGATGGACCGGATATCGAAGAAGTAAAATGGGATCCTGATTATCCGACAAAAGATGACTTTGATGCAGATGAATTAAACCTTCATTTCCAAAGTTTACGTATTCCATTAGGAGAAGATATTGTTTCTTTAAAAGATAATCCTGGTCATTTACGCTTATATGGTAGAGAATCACTTACTTCTTTATTTACACAATCGTTTATCGCAAGACGTTGGCAACACTTTAACTTCAGAGCAGAAACAAAAGTAGCATTTCAGCCGGAAGATTTCCAACATTCTGCTGGTTTGGTGAATTACTATAATACTGAAAATTGGACTTCATTTCAGATCACATGGCATGAAGAAAAATGCCGTATTCTGGAATTAATGACTTGTGATAATACTACATTCGACCAGCCGATTAAAGGAAACGAAATTGAAATTCCAGAGGATGTCGAATATGTTTACTTACGTGTGGACGTAAAAACATCTGTCTATACGTACTCTTATTCCTTTGACGGAGAAACTTGGCATACAGTACCGGTTGAATTCGAATCATATAAGCTATCAGACGATTATATCCAAGGTGGAGGATTCTTTACAGGTGCATTCGTCGGTATGCAATGTCAGGACACATCTGGTCAAAACAAACACGCTGATTTCGATTATTTTATTTATGATCCAGAAGAATAA